A genomic window from Neorhodopirellula lusitana includes:
- a CDS encoding L-lactate permease: MKEVLLALGPIVVLVILMTKAHPWPAYKALPFAAFLMYLVKTIGFELEANVANAVAFSGVFQAMTPILIVWGAIFLFSTMEHSGAMDVIREMLATITGNKIGELMIIAWAFAFLVEGASGFGTPAALAAPILVGLGFAPVRAALICLVMNSVPVSFGAVGTPTWFGYQSLELSHEMMLEIGAKSAIIHGVAALVIPVIALRFATSWKEIRQNIVFIYLSILSCVIPYVGLSFISYEFPTIIGGLIGLVITVVLARYNIGLQKAEDFDSEKRVPAKKIIKAAFPLWGTVVVLVVTRIKQLGIKDMLIDMDPIFSFQLGSLGEISVARSLALSMNGVFGVDGVGWQFKTLYVPSLIPFILVSLVSFVIFRMDKNQCGKVIRESAGRMHLPAIALFGALILVELLRYGGDESCAAVIGSSLAKVLGPGWKFGASFLGALGSFFSGSATVSAMTFGAIQQNAAISLGLAPAAVLASQSVGASMGNMVCIHNIVAVSTVVGLHHHEGYILKRTIWPMLVYGLIAGLVVSLMT, from the coding sequence CGGTAGCGTTTTCGGGCGTGTTTCAGGCAATGACTCCAATCCTGATTGTCTGGGGTGCGATCTTTCTGTTCAGCACGATGGAGCATTCTGGCGCGATGGATGTGATTCGCGAGATGCTCGCGACGATCACCGGCAACAAAATCGGCGAACTGATGATTATCGCCTGGGCGTTCGCATTCCTGGTCGAAGGTGCCAGCGGATTTGGAACACCGGCTGCCCTGGCGGCTCCGATCTTGGTCGGACTGGGTTTCGCACCTGTCCGCGCAGCACTGATTTGCCTGGTCATGAACAGTGTGCCGGTTTCCTTTGGAGCCGTCGGCACTCCCACCTGGTTCGGCTACCAGAGCCTCGAGCTTAGCCATGAAATGATGCTTGAGATCGGAGCAAAGTCGGCAATCATTCATGGCGTTGCCGCACTGGTCATCCCAGTCATCGCGTTGCGATTTGCGACTTCATGGAAAGAGATCCGCCAGAACATCGTGTTCATTTACCTGTCCATTTTGAGCTGCGTGATTCCCTACGTTGGACTGTCGTTCATCAGCTACGAGTTTCCAACGATCATCGGCGGTTTGATCGGCTTGGTGATCACGGTCGTCCTTGCCAGATACAACATCGGCCTTCAGAAGGCCGAGGACTTTGACAGCGAAAAACGGGTTCCGGCAAAGAAGATCATCAAGGCAGCCTTCCCGCTTTGGGGAACGGTCGTGGTACTGGTGGTAACCAGAATCAAGCAACTGGGGATCAAGGACATGTTGATCGACATGGATCCGATTTTTTCATTCCAACTGGGTTCATTGGGCGAGATCTCCGTTGCACGTTCGCTGGCCTTAAGCATGAACGGGGTGTTTGGTGTTGACGGTGTGGGCTGGCAGTTCAAGACGCTTTACGTGCCGTCGCTAATTCCTTTCATCCTAGTTTCACTAGTCAGCTTCGTCATTTTCCGAATGGACAAGAACCAGTGTGGCAAAGTGATCCGCGAGTCGGCCGGGCGGATGCATTTGCCAGCGATCGCACTGTTTGGGGCCCTTATCCTGGTTGAGCTACTTCGATACGGAGGCGACGAATCCTGTGCCGCGGTCATTGGTTCTTCGTTGGCCAAAGTGCTGGGTCCCGGCTGGAAATTTGGCGCGTCTTTCCTGGGAGCTCTCGGCTCGTTCTTCTCAGGGTCGGCCACCGTTTCGGCGATGACCTTCGGTGCGATCCAGCAGAACGCAGCAATCAGCCTGGGGCTGGCCCCGGCTGCCGTGCTCGCGTCTCAGTCGGTCGGCGCGTCAATGGGAAACATGGTGTGCATCCACAACATCGTCGCCGTGTCGACGGTAGTGGGCCTGCACCATCACGAGGGATACATCCTGAAACGAACCATCTGGCCGATGTTGGTTTACGGACTGATCGCCGGACTAGTGGTGTCGCTGATGACGTGA